In the genome of Impatiens glandulifera chromosome 6, dImpGla2.1, whole genome shotgun sequence, the window ATTACCTCTTTTCTCATTAGGTTCCATTTGAATAGTATAAATACGTAAATAACACACAATATATGTGAAAACCTAAAACCGATTAAAACAATgagtaattttgttattatgttGTCAAGACTCGAGAgtatatatattacaatctTAAGCCTTCGAAAGGCTTCTTCGatagtaattatttaaatcattttaaccTAATTATACATCATTTtctctccatatatatataactaagtAACATAGGTAGATTTTGCGTGATTGCATTGCATGATATTATTATGATTGTAGCCCAAATAATCTTTGATAAAAGTTTTTAACCTGATtagattttaaaacataatttctcttatcaatcacatcactcagttcatcaactaattttttttcttcaaaattatcattatatattaacattttaagtttttatataaaaaaaacaaaaaaacattactttctcaaaatcacaACCCATTAtggatttttaaataattccgattatttaaataacccattaCCGAACAAGATTTTAGAAAaagagaataattatttttatatttataaatcttAACTAAGACCATATATTTGTACGATAAATCATTAAACTTAACCACTCAACCGTAAAATGTACTCTTTTCATgcccattaattaaaaaaaaaaaaaaaaaaaaagttaactattgatgatttgaatgagtCTTCACGTTGACTTTCAATCCATTAGTGTTTATAAGAATTACAGTGTCGGACCCATTAATTGTCATTGATCAAGAACAAAGACCGACCAATCAGTCTTCATGGAGAAAACTCGGTTTCTCAGTCAAACATTTCCCCACCAccttataaaacaaaaatcttGCTTCCCTTTTAAATACAAACTTTCTCAATTATCAATTATCAATTATCAATTCTCATTTGCATGAAAAATGGAGAAAGCACTGATAAATGAGCTTACTCAAGGAATGGAGCTTGTTAAAGAATTAGGGTTTCATCttaattacaataatattgATGAAACCCAAAAAAAGTTACTTGAGAGAATTCTTTCAACTTATGAGAAATCTCTTTTTATTCTTCAATGGAGAAATGTTGCTAATTGCCCACAATTAACCGCCGCCGGAGCCACCGCTGTACCGCCGGAGACGTCATCTCCGTCGCCGGACGACAGTAGTCCTCGGAGTGATGACGTGTCTGATCGCACCGCCGATGTAAATGTCTCAAAGaagaggtatatatatataacttattaatctttatttgacattaaaaatgcaattttataaaaaaaaacacttttgtTTCCATTTTGCatgtatcaaatttatttatttaatttagttacaATTGTTTAAAGATGGAAGACAAGTATATATACTCAAATCAATTATCTTGAAAACATGAATTTATGCGctctatcattattattatctcgacttaattagaatttttatataaagttaACTCATATCCCCCTCAATTCTCACTttcttagttttaaaaaatattattgattatgAATTTCTAACCAAATAATAgtctttaagatttttttttattaaatttttatatatatatatatatatatatatataaatacatattgaatgaaatatttttataaataaataatttttttaatcccaAATTCAGTTCTTAAGCCTTGTTTCAatagtagttttttttttttttttataatgtgaattattaaaaaaatatgatttgtaGTAATTTTGTGGAATTAAActgtttttttaagttaaatataatttaattaatcaattaagtaATGTAATTTGATAAGAGTgagaatgaaatgatgtttaattaagtttgaattattttaaaaatctaaactcaataaaatcttaattaatatttgtagtTCAAATTAATGCTTTTTTCTTTCATAATGTAGGAAGGGTCAGCCTGTTTGGACAAACCAAGTGAGGATTCGTTCAGAAAATGGTCTTGAAGGACAAATTGGCGACGGTTATAGTTGGCGAAAATACGGTCAAAAAGACATTCTCGGTGCCAAGTATCCGAGGTAACCAATGCATTCAATTTTaacgtaatttttttatttatcgaGGTTCGATcaacaatacaaaaaaaaaactaatttgattGGTTTATTTCTCAGAAGCTATTATAGATGCACATATCGTAGCGTTCACGATTGTTGGGCAACAAAACACCTACAACGATCAGACGCAGATCCATGTGTGTTTGATATCACATATAGAGGGAATCATAATTGTTGCGTTATTAATCCAGATCAACAACAACAATCTACCAACAACAGTACTACCGATCTTCTCGAAAACCACAAAGCGAGTTTGAGAGTTAACGTTACAACATTGGATAATAACAACAATAATGATCATATAATTTTCGGTGATCACTTCACTTTTCCTTCAACGTTATCATTGGGATACAAGCCCGATAACGACActaatttcaatttttcaaGCATGAATGATGGCGATCTGTCTAGGGTTTTTTCACCAGCTCCGACATATATCTCACCACATGCATCTTCATCAAGCTACTTCACACGTGAAATTCGCAACTTTGCAGTTTCCGATGATATTCAGCATCATTCGGAATCTAACCTAACAAAAGGACTTGATTTCTCATCACTTGAAGGACTTGAACATGGCCAAGAAGAGAATATTCAATTTGACAATGCTGGTTTTTTTGCTTCATATGGAAAAACAATCAATTAATTAGTCTGATTTGTTTGTAGAAGTTTCGTTTTTAATTAAGTTCTAAATTAAGATGGATATTATATTATTGCTATAGTTTTAGAAAGTCAATGT includes:
- the LOC124941164 gene encoding probable WRKY transcription factor 53; this encodes MELVKELGFHLNYNNIDETQKKLLERILSTYEKSLFILQWRNVANCPQLTAAGATAVPPETSSPSPDDSSPRSDDVSDRTADVNVSKKRKGQPVWTNQVRIRSENGLEGQIGDGYSWRKYGQKDILGAKYPRSYYRCTYRSVHDCWATKHLQRSDADPCVFDITYRGNHNCCVINPDQQQQSTNNSTTDLLENHKASLRVNVTTLDNNNNNDHIIFGDHFTFPSTLSLGYKPDNDTNFNFSSMNDGDLSRVFSPAPTYISPHASSSSYFTREIRNFAVSDDIQHHSESNLTKGLDFSSLEGLEHGQEENIQFDNAGFFASYGKTIN